A single region of the Candidatus Omnitrophota bacterium genome encodes:
- a CDS encoding TolC family protein: MRTKYIAVLMVIFFCSQIAAANAAGQRGLLLEECLKLAVTNSFEARVARLDFLISQTDQSAAEAIFDTNLSIDLEYTKDKQQQLSIVSSPGIATNTYSADVSKKLPTGTELNVSFSDTRTESNSIYVSDNPAHTAEIEAELRQSLARNAFGYVDRRNVSVTSLSIQNADLDNKERIESLLAEVETAYWDWAFYKRSLEIYRGILEKAKYLHKTNVKNYDTGLIERGDFLASRANILIREKDVLLAENQYRRAEEKIKLLMSVDTTNRIYPEETLEYTKREIELENCLRKAFQKRRDYLQAKRNVEIKNIVLETRENERWPEIDLVASMAANGISRKFGKAAAKIGSDNNAKYFAGLEFSLPIENNLARSEFEKAAHNKEKAIITLKAVERLIITEIGDGFRDYLTYQTNLSKLGEAAALQQEKLKEEEKRFKYGRSSTKRLIDYQQDCLSAELQLVAGVLDCKKAEVNLNRTLNVILEKYRGIL; this comes from the coding sequence ATGAGAACTAAATATATTGCTGTATTGATGGTTATATTTTTCTGTTCTCAGATAGCAGCGGCAAATGCCGCTGGGCAAAGGGGCCTTTTACTTGAGGAATGCCTTAAGCTTGCCGTTACCAACAGCTTTGAGGCGAGGGTAGCCCGCCTGGATTTTTTGATCAGCCAGACAGACCAGAGCGCTGCTGAGGCAATATTTGATACCAACCTGTCAATAGATCTAGAGTATACCAAGGATAAACAGCAGCAGCTGTCTATTGTTAGCTCCCCGGGAATAGCGACAAACACCTATTCAGCCGATGTTTCGAAGAAGCTTCCCACGGGCACTGAACTTAACGTGTCTTTTTCTGATACCAGGACAGAAAGCAATTCGATATACGTTTCCGACAACCCCGCCCATACAGCCGAGATAGAAGCAGAACTGCGTCAGTCTTTAGCCAGGAATGCCTTTGGTTATGTTGACAGGCGCAATGTTTCAGTGACAAGCCTGTCTATTCAAAACGCAGATTTGGACAACAAAGAAAGAATCGAATCGCTGTTGGCCGAAGTTGAGACAGCCTACTGGGACTGGGCTTTTTATAAAAGGTCTTTAGAAATTTACCGCGGCATTTTAGAAAAGGCCAAATATTTACACAAAACAAACGTTAAAAATTATGATACAGGACTGATCGAAAGAGGGGATTTTTTAGCGTCTCGGGCAAATATTCTGATCAGGGAAAAGGATGTTTTGCTTGCCGAAAATCAATACAGGCGCGCTGAAGAGAAGATTAAACTGCTAATGAGCGTAGATACCACCAATAGAATTTACCCCGAAGAAACTTTGGAATATACAAAGAGAGAAATTGAATTAGAGAATTGCCTGCGCAAGGCTTTTCAAAAAAGGCGTGACTACCTTCAGGCCAAAAGAAACGTAGAAATAAAAAACATTGTTTTAGAGACCAGGGAGAATGAACGCTGGCCGGAGATCGACCTTGTGGCAAGCATGGCTGCAAACGGGATAAGCAGGAAGTTCGGCAAGGCTGCCGCTAAGATAGGCAGTGACAATAATGCTAAGTATTTCGCGGGGTTAGAATTTTCCCTGCCGATTGAGAATAACCTGGCCCGAAGTGAGTTTGAGAAAGCCGCGCATAATAAAGAGAAAGCAATTATTACGCTAAAAGCCGTAGAACGTCTTATTATCACAGAGATAGGTGACGGGTTTCGCGATTATCTTACCTATCAGACTAATCTTAGCAAGCTCGGGGAGGCTGCCGCTTTGCAGCAGGAAAAACTTAAAGAAGAGGAAAAGCGGTTTAAGTACGGAAGGTCCAGCACCAAAAGGCTTATTGACTATCAGCAGGATTGTTTAAGCGCAGAACTACAGTTGGTTGCGGGTGTGCTCGACTGCAAAAAGGCCGAAGTTAATCTTAACAGGACCTTAAACGTTATTCTTGAAAAGTACCGGGGGATTCTATGA
- a CDS encoding MarR family transcriptional regulator, whose protein sequence is MGKTDNQEMDSFYKEMAELMPKLMRQFLKKGPSALARGNISMPHIFILGMLNEKGSCNMSEIAGELAITTSAVTGLVDRMLKLGLVERIRGEEDRRVVKVKATKKGKNTINKIISQRREMMMKVFSQISSQDREKYMEILRKIYLALEKTGNKKDEN, encoded by the coding sequence ATGGGAAAAACAGATAATCAAGAAATGGATAGTTTTTATAAAGAGATGGCTGAGCTTATGCCGAAATTAATGCGGCAGTTTTTGAAAAAGGGCCCTAGTGCGTTGGCCCGCGGCAACATAAGCATGCCGCATATATTCATTTTGGGGATGTTAAATGAAAAAGGTTCTTGTAATATGAGTGAAATCGCCGGGGAGCTCGCGATTACCACCAGCGCGGTAACCGGTCTTGTTGATAGGATGCTTAAATTAGGATTGGTCGAGCGGATACGAGGAGAAGAAGACCGGCGGGTAGTTAAGGTAAAGGCGACAAAGAAAGGCAAAAATACTATTAACAAAATAATAAGCCAGAGGCGTGAGATGATGATGAAGGTATTCAGCCAGATAAGCAGCCAGGACCGGGAAAAATATATGGAGATTTTACGGAAAATATACCTGGCTTTAGAAAAAACGGGAAACAAAAAAGATGAGAACTAA
- a CDS encoding HepT-like ribonuclease domain-containing protein: protein MINANEKVKLLKSYFLQRPDVTMAFLFGSYAKNTAISESDFDIAIYFEPETKAIEWEEERFYPQEDKIWGDVEKLAGLKTDLIVLNRAPASLAFSVIQGGVPIVIKDRALYLRFLLTISSAAEYFREFTKDFWAIKQRASSLNEADKNRLIRITDFMETELNDYSKFINLEQGAYEANTAVRRNVERWVENIVNSSIDIAKIILASEKKRIPQTYREVMEELALLDNFDKNSAERLAAFAKLRNILAHEYLDIRFRQIKRFIQESEPAYKELLRFVKSLLLK, encoded by the coding sequence ATGATTAATGCAAACGAAAAGGTTAAGCTGCTAAAAAGTTATTTTTTGCAAAGGCCGGATGTTACAATGGCGTTTTTATTCGGCTCTTATGCTAAAAATACGGCAATTTCTGAATCGGACTTTGATATCGCGATTTATTTTGAACCGGAAACAAAAGCCATTGAGTGGGAAGAGGAACGATTTTATCCTCAGGAAGATAAAATATGGGGAGATGTCGAGAAACTCGCGGGACTGAAAACCGACTTGATAGTTTTGAACCGCGCGCCGGCCAGTTTGGCTTTTTCAGTTATTCAGGGCGGAGTTCCAATAGTTATTAAGGACAGAGCCTTATACTTGAGATTTCTTTTGACGATAAGTTCGGCTGCTGAATACTTTCGGGAGTTTACCAAAGATTTTTGGGCCATAAAACAACGCGCCTCTTCATTAAACGAAGCTGATAAAAATAGACTGATCAGAATAACCGATTTTATGGAAACGGAATTAAATGATTATTCAAAATTTATCAATTTAGAACAAGGTGCTTATGAAGCAAATACAGCGGTCAGACGTAACGTTGAAAGGTGGGTAGAAAATATTGTTAATTCTTCAATTGATATTGCAAAAATTATACTGGCTTCAGAGAAAAAGCGAATTCCCCAAACCTATCGCGAAGTTATGGAAGAATTAGCTCTTCTTGATAATTTTGATAAAAATTCAGCGGAAAGGTTAGCGGCATTTGCCAAGTTGAGGAATATTTTGGCTCACGAATATCTGGATATCCGTTTTCGGCAAATCAAAAGGTTCATTCAAGAATCAGAGCCTGCCTATAAGGAATTGTTGAGGTTTGTGAAAAGTCTTTTATTAAAATAG
- a CDS encoding FxsA family protein: MLGYLILLFTLIPVIELALLIKVGQYIGAGYTIGIVIFTGVAGAYLAKMQGLLILHRIQEDVNQGIMPADKLFDGVLILCSGILLLTPGFITDIIGFMGLLPLTRNWFKRWLRRKIEDMISQGKIITITPFKPKGSH; this comes from the coding sequence ATGCTAGGATACCTGATTTTACTATTTACCCTGATTCCGGTTATAGAACTGGCGCTTTTGATCAAGGTTGGGCAGTATATCGGCGCGGGTTATACGATCGGGATAGTTATCTTTACGGGGGTTGCCGGGGCGTATCTGGCGAAGATGCAGGGGCTTCTTATCCTGCACAGGATCCAGGAGGACGTAAACCAGGGGATTATGCCGGCGGATAAGTTATTTGATGGTGTTTTAATCTTATGCAGCGGCATACTGCTTTTAACCCCGGGGTTTATTACCGACATAATCGGCTTTATGGGCTTGCTTCCCTTAACGCGGAATTGGTTTAAGCGCTGGCTTAGGAGGAAAATAGAAGATATGATTAGTCAGGGAAAGATTATTACGATTACTCCGTTTAAGCCAAAGGGATCACATTAG